In Candidatus Nitrosocosmicus arcticus, the following proteins share a genomic window:
- a CDS encoding DsbA family protein: MAVLFGALLIGGSITAFSNFGGQNNSSSSDPADIQQLISNLTTPVIPGAKAIGEDNAPINIIEFGDYQCPFCARFNQETKDELVSKYVDTGIVRFGFKDLVINDLPKDKLSTLGAEASYCAAEQDKYWDYHDEVYRNSRGENTGWISNDSLVGFANNINMTNITQFTDCLDSHKYNQLVVQNDIFAKNLGLGSTPTFLVLKENSTKIAAVEGAQPINVFDDVIAQYLNNTL, encoded by the coding sequence ATGGCAGTTCTATTTGGAGCACTTTTAATTGGAGGCTCAATTACGGCATTTTCTAATTTTGGGGGCCAAAATAACTCCTCTTCTTCTGACCCTGCTGATATCCAGCAATTGATTTCCAATCTGACTACTCCAGTGATTCCAGGTGCCAAAGCAATTGGTGAGGATAATGCCCCCATAAATATTATCGAATTTGGTGATTATCAATGTCCATTTTGTGCTAGGTTCAATCAAGAAACTAAGGATGAACTTGTTTCAAAATATGTTGATACAGGGATAGTAAGATTTGGATTTAAAGATCTAGTCATCAACGACCTGCCCAAGGATAAACTATCTACACTTGGTGCAGAGGCCTCTTATTGTGCAGCTGAGCAGGACAAGTATTGGGATTATCATGATGAAGTTTATAGAAACTCAAGAGGGGAAAACACGGGTTGGATCAGTAATGACAGCTTAGTAGGATTTGCCAATAACATAAACATGACAAACATTACGCAGTTCACAGATTGCTTGGATTCGCATAAATACAACCAGCTAGTGGTACAAAATGATATATTCGCAAAAAATCTTGGACTAGGCAGTACACCTACTTTCTTGGTTCTTAAGGAAAATTCAACAAAAATAGCGGCTGTGGAGGGTGCTCAACCAATAAACGTCTTTGATGATGTTATTGCTCAATATTTAAATAATACACTCTAG